One window of the Zygotorulaspora mrakii chromosome 6, complete sequence genome contains the following:
- the LYS4 gene encoding homoaconitate hydratase LYS4 (similar to Saccharomyces cerevisiae LYS4 (YDR234W); ancestral locus Anc_8.455) yields MLRFSRSLHSSFVLRRGQNLTEKIVQKYAVGLPKDKVVHAGDYVSIKPAHCMSHDNSWPVALKFMGLGAKEIKFPEQIVNTLDHDIQNKDEKNLTKYRNIENFAKNHGVAFYPAGRGIGHQIMIEEGYAFPLNMTVASDSHSNTYGGIGSLGTPIVRTDAAAIWATGQTWWQIPPVARVELVGELPLGVSGKDIIVALCGIFNNDQVLNHAIEFTGESLDKLPIDYRLTIANMTTEWGALSGLFPVDKTLIDWYKQKRLPKVGSSHPRINESTIAELEKSLPSWKSDSDAVYAKRLTIDLSSLTHYVSGPNSVKVSNTVQDLSNQDIKVDKAYLVSCTNSRLSDLESAASVVCPTGDINKINKVSPHVEFYVAAASSEVQSDAIASGAWEKLMKAGCIALPPGCGPCIGLGAGLLEPGQVGISATNRNFKGRMGSKDALAYLASPAVVAASAIAGKIASPAEVINIKDPQFRGVTSTMETYETTDSAVESAGSVEILEGFPSQISGELVLCDADNINTDGIYPGKYTYQDDVPKETMAKVCMENYDPNFQHKVKKGDVIISGFNFGTGSSREQAATALLAKGIDLVVSGSFGNIFSRNSINNALLTLEIPALIEKLRAKYKDAPKELTRRTGWFLSWDVANRKVVVTESSFEGPVVMEQTVGELGKNLQEIIVKGGLEGWVKAQL; encoded by the coding sequence ATGTTGAGATTCAGTAGATCGCTGCATAGCAGCTTTGTGTTGAGAAGAGGTCAAAACTTGACCGAGAAGATAGTGCAGAAGTATGCAGTTGGATTGCCAAAGGACAAGGTTGTGCATGCTGGGGACTACGTGTCGATAAAACCGGCACACTGTATGTCTCACGACAACTCGTGGCCGGTGGCATTGAAGTTCATGGGACTTGGTGCCAAAGAGATCAAGTTTCCGGAGCAAATCGTAAACACTTTAGACCATGACATTCAGAATAAGGACGAAAAGAACCTGACCAAATATAGAAACATTGAAAACTTCGCCAAGAACCACGGTGTTGCTTTTTATCCCGCAGGTAGAGGTATTGGGCATCAAATCATGATCGAAGAAGGCTATGCCTTTCCTTTAAACATGACTGTGGCTTCGGATTCGCATTCCAATACTTATGGTGGTATCGGCTCTTTGGGTACTCCGATTGTGAGGACGGATGCCGCAGCTATTTGGGCAACGGGCCAAACGTGGTGGCAGATTCCACCTGTCGCTCGTGTTGAGTTGGTTGGTGAATTGCCCTTGGGTGTGTCAGGTAAGGATATCATTGTGGCACTCTGtggtattttcaataacGATCAGGTTTTGAACCATGCAATTGAGTTTACTGGTGAATCACTGGACAAATTGCCCATCGATTATAGATTAACTATTGCAAATATGACTACGGAATGGGGTGCGCTATCGGGTCTTTTCCCCGTCGATAAGACATTAATCGACTGGtacaaacaaaaaagattaCCAAAAGTTGGTTCATCACATCCAAGAATCAATGAATCAACCATTGCCGAACTAGAAAAATCTTTGCCATCTTGGAAATCAGATTCTGACGCAGTCTATGCTAAGAGATTAACGATTGATTTGTCTTCATTAACCCATTATGTTTCCGGTCCTAACAGTGTCAAGGTATCTAATACTGTTCAAGACCTTTCAAATCAGGACATCAAAGTTGATAAAGCTTATTTGGTTTCATGTACGAATTCACGTCTTTCTGATCTAGAATCTGCTGCAAGCGTTGTATGCCCAACTGGTGATATCAATAAAATTAACAAAGTGTCTCCACATGTCGAATTCTACGTTGCAGCTGCATCATCGGAGGTTCAAAGTGATGCTATTGCATCTGGTGCCTgggaaaaattgatgaaagcTGGCTGTATTGCTTTACCTCCTGGTTGCGGTCCATGCATTGGTTTAGGTGCAGGTTTATTAGAACCAGGTCAGGTTGGAATTAGTGCAACAaacagaaatttcaaaggtAGAATGGGATCCAAGGACGCTCTTGCCTACTTAGCTTCACCAGCTGTGGTTGCTGCATCTGCAATTGCTGGTAAAATTGCATCCCCCGCTGAGGTTATCAATATTAAAGATCCACAATTCCGTGGTGTGACGTCAACTATGGAAACGTATGAAACAACTGATTCGGCAGTTGAATCTGCTGGTAGTGTTGAAATTTTAGAGGGGTTCCCAAGTCAAATTTCTGGTGAATTAGTCCTCTGTGATGCAGACAATATCAATACTGATGGTATTTATCCCGGTAAATACACCTACCAGGATGATGTTCCAAAGGAAACAATGGCAAAGGTTTGCATGGAAAACTATgatccaaattttcaacataAAGTTAAGAAAGGTGATGTCATTATAAGTGGTTTTAACTTCGGAACTGGCTCTTCCAGAGAACAAGCAGCCACTGCTTTATTGGCCAAAGGTATAGACCTAGTAGTTTCTGGATCATTCGGTAACATTTTCTCCAGGAATTCCATCAATAATGCTTTGCTTACTCTCGAGATTCCTGCATTGATTGAGAAATTGCGTGCCAAATACAAGGATGCTCCAAAGGAACTCACCAGAAGAACAGGCTGGTTCCTCTCTTGGGATGTTGCAAACCGAAAAGTTGTAGTAACAGAATCATCCTTTGAGGGACCTGTCGTCATGGAACAGACCGTTGGCGAATTAGGTAAGaatcttcaagaaattATTGTCAAAGGTGGACTTGAAGGCTGGGTCAAGGCACAGCTGTGA
- the ACK1 gene encoding Ack1p (similar to Saccharomyces cerevisiae YDL203C; ancestral locus Anc_8.452) encodes MFRDQHHDNGNRYDTHINMYPPAPAPMTEPLRSSSPVRVAARSQEVSAPYPIEDANDIINPVPMFTSLAPPATRIPTDSRTFGDSGNDSIENGERYGMPFQFPMNSSSSQSLANSQDSLRATSQSTDDIKDSHFNEDILHKRDSTERIAPPPPYEESQIKILQEKAYRTNDREASIPAFKGSKEEKVNAKTRDLSQYSDSALAFRKVYIETVADSSTFTPQIQIKWCETLLEYAFNDEFLTYYNINADKLKRELKSEEKLKNQKVILEHSFKVLTKLISMKCGAAMYLMGTLYSHQPYLKIKNRNIVVKNDKKALEYYCRASRLDHSDACYRAGVCYEFQKGVSAEEMTKPQSLQKALYYYDRGAQICNNSSCMYKLGMLSLYGEDETNLNPLKAVEWFKKAGKSGNSPQSIYELGKIYEFTGLPKHTQKLLQQSNIKMSSSKSLKYYYDCAMNFSYPIAQWKLGHCYEFGELQLPVFAKKSIAWYAKASLAEPKGNAMAMLSLSGWYLTGASGVLQPNDEEAFKWAQKSCQASDGKFGRAEYALGYYYENGIGCQKDLSEAMKHYNHAAKLGHLKAIERLRTR; translated from the coding sequence ATGTTCAGAGACCAACATCATGACAACGGTAATCGATACGATACTCATATAAACATGTACCCACCTGCGCCCGCCCCTATGACAGAACCTCTGCGGTCTTCCTCCCCTGTTCGTGTAGCTGCAAGGTCACAGGAGGTTAGTGCACCATACCCGATTGAAGATGCAAATGACATAATCAATCCTGTGCCCATGTTCACGTCGTTAGCGCCGCCAGCCACACGTATCCCTACTGATAGTCGGACTTTTGGGGATAGTGGTAATGACAGTATTGAAAATGGCGAGAGGTATGGTATGCCGTTTCAATTTCCAATGAATAGCAGCAGCTCACAGTCACTTGCAAACTCTCAAGACAGCCTACGAGCTACCTCTCAATCAACAGACGATATCAAAGATAGTCATTTTAATGAGGATATTCTACACAAGAGAGACTCTACCGAGCGAATAGCCCCACCCCCACCTTACGAAGAATCACAAATAAAGATTTTGCAGGAGAAAGCGTATAGAACTAATGATAGAGAAGCGAGCATACCAGCTTTCAAGGGAAGtaaggaagaaaaagtaaatgCAAAAACACGAGACCTGTCGCAATATTCTGACAGTGCCTTGGCATTCAGGAAAGTGTACATCGAGACAGTTGCGGATTCAAGCACCTTCACACCGCAGATACAAATCAAATGGTGCGAAACGCTTCTTGAATATGCATTCAATGACGAATTTTTAACTTATTATAACATCAATGCTGATAAACTGAAAAGGGAgttgaaaagtgaagaaaaattaaaaaatcaaaaagtaATATTAGAGCATTCATTCAAGGTTTTAACGAAACTTATATCCATGAAATGTGGAGCCGCAATGTACTTAATGGGCACGCTGTACTCACATCAGCCatatttgaagataaaaaatagAAACATTGTAGTGAAAAACGATAAGAAAGCTTTAGAGTACTACTGCAGGGCATCAAGATTAGATCATTCGGATGCCTGCTATCGTGCTGGCGTTTGCTATGAATTTCAGAAGGGTGTTTCGGCAGAGGAAATGACAAAACCTCAGTCACTGCAAAAGGCATTATACTATTACGACAGAGGCGCCCAAATTTGTAACAATTCTTCCTGCATGTATAAACTTGGCATGCTTTCACTGTAtggtgaagatgaaacCAACTTGAATCCGCTCAAAGCAGTGGAATGGTTCAAAAAGGCTGGTAAATCAGGCAATTCACCTCAATCAATATATGAACTTGGGAAAATATATGAATTCACCGGTCTACCAAAGCATACCCAAAAGTTGTTACAACAGAGCAATATCAAGATGTCTTCATCTAAATCCCTCAAGTACTACTATGACTGTGCAATGAATTTCAGTTACCCCATTGCGCAATGGAAACTCGGTCACTGTTACGAATTTGGCGAATTGCAACTGCCAGTCTTCGCCAAAAAATCGATAGCATGGTACGCCAAAGCATCATTAGCTGAGCCCAAAGGGAATGCAATGGCAATGCTATCTCTCAGCGGATGGTACCTCACCGGCGCATCCGGAGTTTTACAACCAAACGACGAGGAAGCATTTAAATGGGCCCAAAAAAGCTGCCAGGCTTCAGATGGAAAATTCGGCCGTGCTGAATATGCACTGGGATACTACTATGAAAATGGCATTGGTTGTCAAAAAGATTTATCGGAAGCCATGAAGCACTACAACCACGCAGCGAAACTCGGCCATTTAAAAGCCATTGAGAGACTTCGCACCCGCTGA
- a CDS encoding DODA-type extradiol aromatic ring-opening family dioxygenase — translation MTQKSVTVLLVCFPLFIALFKFYNSRASFDMVETVDSSEKIMKKTPVFALSHGGPTFMYEDAAMGGDKGAFQCTRRIGKYISEVVKPKFIIYVSAHWQSGSNNLIEVGVPTLNKAALQGPPVENNLIYDFYGFPKNMYDEKFHSMNDIPTAYQLVKDLNSYFRATDTLLHSSLAERGIDHGVWVPLKVAFPDKATDFWNTGIPVIQVSLTQDATDFDMHYKLGQALSTYRSDAVVIVSGMTVHNLRDLSLAPPGKSLPYVKKFNQLLREIMTDTHTENNHKLSKLKELLTDPQKRQLLYSAHPTLDHFVPFVVGLGAGEGESSACNVKELYNNEQGSLGWGIYQYDQN, via the coding sequence ATGACACAAAAGAGTGTAACTGTTCTTTTGGTGTGTTTTCCATTGTTTATAGCGTTGTTCAAGTTTTACAACTCTAGagcttcttttgatatGGTTGAGACTGTGGATAGTTCTGagaaaataatgaaaaagacgCCAGTGTTTGCACTTTCGCATGGTGGACCAACTTTCATGTATGAAGATGCTGCGATGGGAGGTGATAAAGGTGCTTTCCAATGCACAAGAAGGATTGGTAAGTATATAAGTGAAGTTGTAAAGCCAAAATTTATCATATATGTGTCGGCCCATTGGCAATCAGGCAGTAATAACCTCATAGAAGTTGGCGTACCAACTCTCAACAAGGCTGCATTGCAAGGTCCGCCGGTTGAGAATAATCTAATATACGACTTTTATGGATTCCCTAAAAACATGTATGATGAGAAATTTCACTCCATGAATGATATACCAACAGCCTATCAACTTGTCAAGGATCTAAATTCATACTTCAGGGCAACGGATACTTTGTTACATTCTTCGTTGGCTGAAAGAGGTATTGACCACGGAGTTTGGGTACCATTGAAGGTTGCTTTTCCTGACAAAGCAACTGACTTTTGGAACACTGGTATTCCCGTTATCCAGGTATCTTTAACTCAAGACGCCACAGATTTTGATATGCATTATAAACTCGGTCAGGCATTATCGACATACCGCTCAGATGCCGTTGTTATTGTATCTGGAATGACGGTTCATAATTTAAGAGATTTGTCGCTTGCTCCTCCGGGAAAATCTCTCCCATATGTCAAGAAATTCAATCAACTTCTTAGAGAAATTATGACAGACACTCATACTGAAAACAACCATAAGCTCTCAAAACTTAAAGAATTACTGACAGACCCGCAAAAACGTCAATTGCTCTACTCTGCGCATCCTACACTGGATCATTTTGTTCCATTTGTCGTTGGACTAGGTGCTGGAGAAGGAGAAAGCAGTGCATGCAATGTTAAAGAACTCTACAATAATGAGCAAGGGTCCCTAGGGTGGGGAATCTATCAATATGATCAAAATTGA
- the COX20 gene encoding Cox20p (similar to Saccharomyces cerevisiae COX20 (YDR231C); ancestral locus Anc_8.451) produces the protein MRWWPFSDKENSRSLDEARTPKTANIGPMASNYSKGQKILLEDTDPRFDSETSQRQMAHSQEEANLKKALDSIKVEDFSFAKLSMIPCFRDAGLIGFTSMFVSGTVTFLYHKNPLRSANWSVAGLLLGSVVGWEQCRLKRKRSFQVGQMARDTIASKKRPMLNSVKHEEKLVQQWEGHKNGERLVEAVSEKKSPWYKFW, from the coding sequence ATGAGGTGGTGGCCATTTAGCGATAAAGAAAATAGCCGATCACTAGATGAAGCGCGAACGCCAAAGACTGCGAATATAGGGCCGATGGCCTCTAATTATTCGAAAGGGCAGAAGATACTATTGGAGGATACAGATCCACGTTTCGACAGTGAGACGTCACAGAGGCAAATGGCACATTCACAAGAGGAAGCAAACCTTAAGAAAGCGTTAGATTCCATCAAGGTTGAGGATTTCTCGTTTGCAAAACTGTCGATGATACCATGTTTCAGAGACGCAGGGTTGATAGGCTTCACCAGTATGTTTGTCTCAGGGACAGTCACATTTTTATATCACAAGAATCCCCTTCGTTCAGCCAATTGGTCAGTTGCAGGATTATTGTTGGGATCGGTTGTGGGATGGGAGCAGTGCCGGTTGAAACGAAAGCGCAGTTTTCAGGTTGGCCAGATGGCTAGAGACACAATCGCCTCGAAGAAGAGACCAATGCTCAATTCAGTCAAACACGAAGAAAAACTGGTCCAGCAGTGGGAAGGGCATAAGAATGGCGAGAGACTCGTAGAAGCCGTATCGGAGAAGAAAAGTCCGTGGTACAAATTTTGGTGA
- the HEM1 gene encoding 5-aminolevulinate synthase (similar to Saccharomyces cerevisiae HEM1 (YDR232W); ancestral locus Anc_8.453) has protein sequence METLARHSVKLCPFMQRASSSAKDVQLLRNFNMRAIAQECPVVGKAMRKRTVGNSGAARTYATASAARVTPDPASDSAVDSVIDHSTQESSFDFEGLFESDIEKKRLDNSYRYFNNINRLAREFPMAHRQLEDDKVTVWCSNDYLALSKNEEIVSVMKKTLDKYGAGSGGTRNIAGHNRHAMKLEAEIAALHKKEGALVFSSCFVANDAVLSLLGQKIKDLVIFSDELNHASMIVGIKHANTTKHIFRHNDLNHLEEMLQMYPKSTPKLIAFESVYSMSGSVSDIAKICDLADKYGALTFLDEVHAVGLYGPHGAGVAEHCDFEAHRLHGISSVKGYKTVMDRVDMITGTLGKSFGTVGGYVAASRKLIDWCRSYAPGFIFTTTLPPAVMAGAAEAIRFQRRHLELRQQQQKHTTYVKEGFEDLGIPVIPNPSHIVPVLIGNAELAKQASDLLMENHRIYVQAINFPTVARGTERLRITPTPGHTDDLSDILLDAVDDVFNRLQLPRVRDWETQGGILGVGEKNFIEEENLWTEEQLRLTNKSLNPNVKDPVIDQLEVSSGILV, from the coding sequence ATGGAAACTTTAGCTCGTCACTCCGTTAAATTATGCCCTTTTATGCAAAGGGCCAGTTCCTCTGCCAAAGATGTTCAGTTATTGCGTAATTTCAATATGCGTGCGATAGCGCAGGAATGCCCTGTTGTCGGAAAGGCCATGCGGAAAAGAACCGTTGGCAATAGTGGTGCCGCTAGAACCTATGCTACTGCCTCTGCTGCTCGTGTTACACCAGATCCAGCTTCAGATTCCGCCGTTGATAGTGTCATTGACCACTCCACTCAGGAGTCGTCGTTTGATTTCGAAGGCCTATTCGAATCTGAtatcgaaaagaaaaggttaGATAACTCTTACCGttatttcaacaacatTAATCGTCTAGCCCGTGAATTCCCAATGGCGCATCGTCAGCTAGAGGATGACAAAGTTACAGTATGGTGCTCGAACGATTATTTGGCGCTGTCCAAGAATGAGGAAATAGTCAGTGTCATGAAGAAAACGCTGGACAAATATGGTGCAGGCTCCGGTGGTACCAGAAATATCGCTGGACATAATAGACATGCGATGAAATTGGAAGCTGAGATTGCCGCTTTGCATAAGAAGGAGGGTGCATTAGTTTTTTCGTCCTGTTTTGTAGCCAATGATGCTGTTCTATCCTTGCTAGGTCAAAAGATCAAGGATTTAGTTATCTTTTCTGATGAATTGAATCACGCCTCTATGATTGTTGGAATTAAACATGCTAATACCACTAAACATATTTTCAGACATAACGATTTGAATCATTTGGAAGAAATGTTGCAGATGTATCCTAAATCCACTCCTAAATTAATTGCCTTTGAATCTGTCTATTCGATGTCGGGTTCTGTATCAGatattgcaaaaatttgcGATTTAGCCGACAAGTATGGAGCATTAACTTTCTTGGATGAAGTTCATGCAGTGGGTTTGTATGGTCCTCATGGAGCAGGTGTTGCGGAGCACTGCGATTTTGAAGCACATCGTTTACACGGTATATCTTCCGTTAAAGGTTACAAAACCGTTATGGATCGTGTTGATATGATCACTGGTACATTGGGAAAATCATTTGGTACAGTTGGTGGCTATGTTGCAGCATCAAGAAAACTGATTGATTGGTGCAGATCATATGCACCTGGCTTTATTTTTACTACCACTTTACCACCAGCTGTTATGGCAGGTGCTGCGGAAGCTATTAGATTTCAACGTCGTCACTTGGAGTTGAggcaacagcaacaaaaGCACACCACTTACGTCAAAGAAGGTTTTGAGGATTTGGGTATTCCAGTGATTCCAAATCCATCACACATTGTTCCCGTTCTTATCGGTAACGCTGAACTGGCCAAACAAGCGTCTGATTTATTAATGGAGAATCATCGTATTTATGTTCAAGCTATTAATTTCCCTACGGTTGCTCGTGGTACCGAAAGATTAAGAATTACACCAACTCCTGGTCATACAGATGATCTATCAGATATCTTGTTGGATGCAGTTGATGATGTTTTCAATCGCTTGCAATTACCTCGCGTAAGAGATTGGGAAACTCAAGGTGGTATTCTAGGAGTTGGCGAAAAGAATTTcatcgaagaagaaaaccTATGGACTGAGGAACAATTGAGACTGACAAACAAGTCATTGAATCCAAATGTTAAGGACCCCGTTATCGATCAACTAGAGGTGTCAAGCGGTATTTTAGTTTAG
- the RTN1 gene encoding Rtn1p (similar to Saccharomyces cerevisiae RTN2 (YDL204W) and RTN1 (YDR233C); ancestral locus Anc_8.454), giving the protein MSAPVEQKSSESSGNCGSCGCESGCGLLLWKNPIETGKVFGGLLVGLLVLKTVNLITFFLKVFYTTLFISGSIEFVSKIILGKGLVTKYGLKDCPNVVGMIKPSVDHMFKVFPVYQAKFRKLVFAYQPKNNFKAAVILFVLHRFFSWFSVWTIAFIGVISTFTVPLIYSMYKKEIDTAVDNGIKVAKVKTDEFTQLASEKTKPYLETLDSKLGPVSGFVKSQYHNANTVSSKSTTTGLAAKVPLEEPSKGTTTGSTSFPSVPQTAPLNQQTQEFSVDALQSELKQSTDGLKRDLQENNNVSY; this is encoded by the coding sequence ATGAGTGCACCTGTTGAACAAAAGAGTAGTGAATCTTCCGGAAACTGTGGTTCCTGTGGATGCGAATCAGGATGTGGTTTGCTTTTGTGGAAAAACCCCATTGAAACTGGTAAAGTTTTTGGTGGTTTATTGGTTGGTTTGTTAGTCTTGAAGACAGTGAATTTAATCACCTTTTTCTTAAAAGTTTTCTACACCACACTATTTATCAGCGGTTCTATTGAATTTGTCTCCAAGATCATTCTTGGTAAAGGTTTAGTTACCAAGTATGGTTTGAAGGATTGCCCTAACGTAGTCGGAATGATCAAGCCTTCGGTCGACCACATGTTCAAGGTTTTCCCTGTGTACCAAGCAAAGTTCAGAAAGCTAGTATTTGCTTACCAGCCAAAGAATAACTTCAAAGCTGCGGTCATATTATTCGTACTACACAGATTCTTTTCATGGTTTTCCGTCTGGACCATCGCTTTTATTGGTGTGATTTCAACCTTCACTGTCCCATTGATCTATTCTATGTAcaagaaagagattgatACTGCTGTTGACAATGGTATTAAGGTTGCCAAAGTGAAGACTGACGAATTTACCCAATTGGCATCTGAAAAAACCAAGCCGTATTTGGAAACTCTAGACAGTAAACTAGGTCCTGTTTCAGGCTTCGTTAAGAGCCAATACCACAATGCTAATACtgtttcttccaaatcCACGACCACCGGTTTGGCCGCTAAGGTTCCTTTGGAAGAACCATCTAAGGGAACTACTACTGGCTCTACCAGTTTCCCAAGTGTACCACAAACTGCTCCATTGAACCAACAAACCCAAGAATTTTCTGTAGATGCATTGCAATCCGAATTGAAACAGAGTACTGACGGTTTGAAACGTGATTTGcaagaaaacaacaatGTTAGTTATTAA
- the HEM3 gene encoding hydroxymethylbilane synthase (similar to Saccharomyces cerevisiae HEM3 (YDL205C); ancestral locus Anc_8.456) — MTMGEIIRIGGRRSKLAVVQSTIVKQLIEIEFPDYECPILALQTFGDQVQFKPLYSFGGKALWTKELEDLLYDEDPARRIDLIVHSLKDMPTLLPDNFELGGITKRVDSTDCLVMAKDSEYKTLSDLPTGSVVGTSSVRRSAQLKRKFPGLKFESIRGNIHTRIKKVDDPSTPFKCIILASAGLVRMGLEHRINERFDSSVMYHAVGQGALGIEIRKNDKRIAKILERVTDFETTVCCLAERALMRTLEGGCSVPIGVESFYNQETKTLLLKGIVVSVDGKQSIEDQQEMIINNVKEDSMACGKLLAEKMMADGAKKILDEINFDKVEQENFN; from the coding sequence ATGACTATGGGGGAAATCATAAGGATAGGGGGCAGGAGATCTAAACTTGCAGTCGTGCAGTCGACAATTGTCAAGCAGCTCatagaaattgaatttccAGATTACGAATGTCCCATTTTAGCATTGCAAACGTTTGGGGATCAAGTTCAGTTCAAACCTTTGTATTCATTTGGAGGAAAAGCTCTTTGGACCAAGGAGTTGGAAGATTTACTTTACGATGAGGATCCTGCAAGAAGGATTGATTTGATTGTCCATTCGTTGAAGGACATGCCTACATTATTACCtgacaattttgaattggGCGGTATAACTAAAAGAGTCGATTCCACTGACTGCCTTGTCATGGCAAAAGATTCTGAATACAAAACATTATCTGATTTACCTACTGGTAGTGTTGTTGGTACTTCATCTGTTAGGAGGTCGGCCCAAttaaagagaaaatttcCGGGTTTAAAGTTCGAGAGTATTAGAGGTAATATTCATActagaataaaaaaagttgatgaTCCAAGCACTCCTTTCAAATGTATTATATTAGCCTCAGCAGGTCTAGTTCGCATGGGATTGGAACATAGAATAaatgaaagatttgattCATCGGTGATGTATCATGCAGTAGGTCAGGGTGCATTAGGTATTGAAATTaggaaaaatgataagAGGATAGCAAAAATTCTAGAGCGAGTCACCGATTTCGAAACAACAGTATGCTGCTTAGCTGAGCGTGCCTTAATGAGAACATTAGAAGGGGGTTGTTCAGTCCCAATCGGTGTCGAATCATTTTACAACCAAGAGACAAAAACATTGTTATTAAAAGGTATTGTCGTTAGTGTGGATGGTAAGCAGAGCATTGAAGATCAGCAAGAGATGATTATCAATAATGTCAAGGAAGACTCCATGGCTTGTGGTAAACTTTTGGCTGAAAAGATGATGGCAGATggtgcaaaaaaaattctggaCGAGATAAATTTCGATAAAGTCGAGCAGGAAAATTTCAACTGA